TGATTTCATTCCCTTGCATGTTGCTTGATTCTTCTCACTGAATTCAGCGATTTCTATTTTCTAAGAATGATCTCTAATACTGATTTGTGAACCATTTCCCCACAACATCCCCTTTCACACTTGGCGCAAAcagttgaatatttttatgCTCATTTTcaattacacaccatcttacAATCAGTAGACTACTTCTGAAGTAATAGAAATGAGGGCTAATTGCTTTCATTGAATCTGTAAGGTCATAGCGCCTCCAGATGTTGAAATGTCGATATTATTCTTGGTGATATCAAACTCTGTAAATGTTCACATTGGCAGCAGCTACTCACCTCATTGTTGACCTTATCTAAGATAACCTCATAGTTTGTGTTCACATGAGTATGGATTATACATccaagtttttttccatttcttactTCGTTTTTTCTGAAATATCAGAATTTCTGTCCATCTAAATATAGACAGTGACTGATTCAGGTATGTTACTGCAAATTGAGAACCAACCAGTGATGTTAAGGACGTTTGCAATTCACGTGTGAAAGGGTCTTGAGTTATCAATCCATTTTGTCAGGTTTGTTCTGCTTAAGTCCAACTAATACACAAGACtgtacttgttttctttttcctgtaaCTGATTAAAGATGTCGAAGACCGGCCAGAATTCTACAACAGATATCTCGGATCATAATAAGCCTTCCAACCTTAGTAAGATTGACTCTTCATCCAACTTGGTGGCCGAGTGTAGAAACCAGGCTAACTCAACCCAGCAAAATAGGGGAATGTCATCAtctccagaaaatggatgcttcAACGTAGATACAAAGCGAAGTGGAAAAAGTCAATGTGGCAAGAAATGTATATCTAAACCGGAGAGGGTGAAGATTAATGCCAAAGCCAAAAGCAAAAGGGAATGTGATAAAAACACACCCCAGCCAACTGACTCCCAAACCAGACTGATTCCCCTGCAGTCGGAATGTGCCAATGTGTGGTTTCAACGACGCATATATGAGCAAGCAGAGAGCCTCTATCAGTGCTGGTTGGCAAACTCACTCATTGTAAACAGTAATCCAAATGGCTCAGCTCCAATTCCAGAAAAAAGCACTTTATCCATGAAAGCCCCCATGAAGAGAGGTTTTAGTCACGCTGACCACCAGTTCGAAGAATCCATGCAGTTGACTGTTGCAAACTCTTTGTCCCAGAGCTTCATCACGCCCACAACCCCTGATGAAGGGTATCAATCACAAGCGCCAACTC
Above is a genomic segment from Syngnathoides biaculeatus isolate LvHL_M chromosome 7, ASM1980259v1, whole genome shotgun sequence containing:
- the eef1db gene encoding eukaryotic translation elongation factor 1 delta b (guanine nucleotide exchange protein) isoform X1, with product MSKTGQNSTTDISDHNKPSNLSKIDSSSNLVAECRNQANSTQQNRGMSSSPENGCFNVDTKRSGKSQCGKKCISKPERVKINAKAKSKRECDKNTPQPTDSQTRLIPLQSECANVWFQRRIYEQAESLYQCWLANSLIVNSNPNGSAPIPEKSTLSMKAPMKRGFSHADHQFEESMQLTVANSLSQSFITPTTPDEGYQSQAPTPVTLSPQQKAVTLTTRQTVSGLCPILADLFHHIWLEKPLYDHAEAIYYQSVCGNNSSKQSSYTLRSGELPQSFIEVEEEVVVEKKQAVLLGVAEVFHALHPIEEEEEPSEIPSKQKHDLGFCYFLHPDSERVWLTKRRYDAAESSFHGFRVGEAVVAKRIWRPKTDSSIAVTVQLWEKYD